One window of Rasiella rasia genomic DNA carries:
- a CDS encoding M3 family metallopeptidase, with product MNNPLLTKFNTAPFSTIKNEHFLPAIKQLIAETKTEIDEIVNNPNSPTFKNTVEALENTGLQLDRVTSIFFNLNSAETSEEIQKIAQEASPLLTAFSNDLLLNEALFGRVKAVYNKREELNLNTEQKTLLEKQYKGFSRNGANLSEAKKKTLRTIDADLSKLKLTFGENVLAETNAYQMHLTNEADLNGLPSGAKEAAAQAAKEKELEGWLITLDYPSYIPFMKYAENRAKRKELSLAFGARAFQQNKNNNEENVLKIVNLRHQRAQLLGYKNHAHYVLEECMAKTAGKVHDFLDELLQKAKPAAQHEFEELEAFAKNIDAIDQLQKWDSAYYAEKLKQQKFSLDDEKLKPYFKLENVITGVFTVAEKLFGLHFEIDESIDKYHKDVKTYRVIDAEGILVAIFYADFHPRPGKRGGAWMTSYKPQQKFEKLDGSGVINDRPHVSIVCNFTKPTETKPSLLTFNEVTTLFHEFGHALHGMLANTTYKSLSGTSVYWDFVELPSQILENWCYEKETLELFATHYETGEVIPMELVAKIKESATFHEGMQTLRQLSFGMLDMSWHSNESPETIKSVKKFERDAFKGTQLFPETPETCMSTAFSHIFQGGYAAGYYSYKWAEVLDADAFAYFKEEGIFNKTVANKFKTFVLSQGGTEDPMDLYIKFRGKKPNPEALLERAGLLNK from the coding sequence ATGAACAACCCACTTCTTACAAAATTTAATACCGCACCGTTTTCGACCATAAAGAACGAGCATTTTCTTCCAGCCATAAAACAACTTATTGCTGAAACTAAAACTGAAATCGACGAGATAGTAAACAATCCAAACTCGCCAACATTTAAGAATACAGTAGAGGCGTTAGAAAATACTGGTCTACAATTAGATAGAGTAACAAGTATTTTCTTTAATCTGAACAGTGCAGAAACTTCAGAAGAAATTCAGAAGATTGCGCAAGAAGCATCGCCATTACTCACCGCATTTTCAAATGATTTACTGTTAAACGAAGCGCTGTTCGGCAGAGTAAAAGCGGTATACAACAAGAGAGAAGAACTCAATCTCAACACCGAACAAAAAACATTACTCGAAAAACAATACAAGGGATTTAGTAGAAATGGAGCTAACCTTTCCGAAGCAAAAAAGAAAACCCTTAGAACAATAGATGCAGATTTAAGCAAACTTAAATTAACATTTGGTGAAAACGTCTTAGCCGAGACCAACGCCTACCAAATGCATCTCACAAACGAAGCAGATTTAAACGGACTTCCAAGTGGAGCAAAAGAGGCCGCTGCACAAGCTGCGAAAGAAAAAGAATTAGAAGGATGGTTAATAACCTTAGACTACCCTAGCTATATTCCGTTTATGAAATATGCCGAAAACAGAGCAAAACGAAAAGAACTTTCACTTGCTTTTGGTGCTAGGGCATTTCAGCAAAACAAAAATAACAACGAAGAAAACGTACTGAAAATTGTAAACCTGCGCCATCAACGTGCGCAATTGCTGGGTTATAAAAATCATGCGCACTACGTATTGGAAGAATGTATGGCAAAGACTGCAGGGAAAGTACATGATTTTTTAGACGAGTTGTTACAAAAAGCAAAACCAGCAGCCCAACACGAATTTGAAGAATTAGAAGCATTTGCTAAAAATATAGACGCTATAGACCAACTTCAAAAATGGGATAGCGCCTACTATGCTGAAAAGCTAAAACAGCAAAAATTTAGTCTCGATGACGAAAAATTAAAACCCTATTTCAAGCTTGAAAATGTTATTACAGGTGTATTTACCGTTGCTGAAAAGTTATTTGGATTGCACTTTGAGATTGACGAAAGCATAGATAAGTACCACAAAGACGTAAAAACATACAGAGTAATCGATGCCGAAGGGATCTTAGTTGCTATTTTTTACGCAGATTTTCATCCTCGCCCCGGAAAAAGAGGTGGTGCATGGATGACCAGTTATAAACCACAACAAAAATTTGAAAAGCTAGATGGCTCTGGCGTTATAAATGATAGACCACATGTTTCTATCGTTTGCAATTTTACAAAACCAACTGAAACAAAACCTTCCCTACTTACTTTTAACGAGGTCACAACCCTATTTCATGAATTTGGCCACGCATTACACGGAATGCTTGCTAATACTACCTATAAAAGTCTTAGCGGCACAAGTGTTTACTGGGATTTTGTTGAACTTCCAAGTCAGATTTTAGAGAATTGGTGTTATGAAAAAGAAACCTTAGAACTGTTTGCAACCCACTATGAAACGGGAGAAGTAATCCCTATGGAACTTGTAGCAAAAATTAAGGAATCTGCCACCTTCCACGAAGGCATGCAAACCTTACGCCAACTAAGTTTTGGGATGTTAGACATGTCTTGGCACTCAAATGAATCGCCAGAGACCATTAAATCGGTGAAAAAATTTGAGCGTGACGCTTTTAAAGGCACTCAACTCTTTCCTGAAACCCCCGAGACCTGCATGAGCACGGCTTTTAGTCATATTTTTCAAGGCGGATACGCTGCAGGTTATTACAGCTACAAGTGGGCAGAAGTGTTAGATGCAGATGCCTTTGCATATTTTAAAGAAGAAGGTATTTTTAATAAAACTGTAGCCAATAAGTTCAAGACATTTGTGCTTAGCCAAGGAGGCACAGAAGACCCAATGGATTTATACATCAAGTTTCGGGGTAAAAAGCCAAATCCGGAGGCCTTATTAGAGCGTGCTGGATTATTAAACAAATAG
- the purE gene encoding 5-(carboxyamino)imidazole ribonucleotide mutase: MSKVGIIMGSTSDMPVMQDAIDILKGFDIEIEVDIVSAHRTPDKLFDYGKNAHNRDIKVIIAGAGGAAHLPGMIASLSPLPVIGVPVKSSNSIDGWDSVLSILQMPGGVPVATVALNGAKNAGILAAQIIGSADKCVLDKILAYKEGLKIKVEEGAKQVREKH; encoded by the coding sequence ATGAGTAAGGTAGGAATTATCATGGGAAGCACCAGCGACATGCCGGTGATGCAAGATGCAATTGACATCTTAAAAGGGTTTGATATTGAAATTGAAGTAGATATTGTTTCGGCTCACAGAACGCCCGATAAATTATTCGATTATGGAAAAAATGCTCATAACCGAGACATCAAAGTAATTATTGCAGGTGCCGGAGGTGCGGCGCACTTGCCTGGGATGATTGCATCCTTATCGCCATTACCAGTTATTGGTGTACCCGTAAAATCGAGCAACAGTATAGACGGTTGGGACAGTGTACTTAGCATTCTTCAAATGCCTGGTGGCGTACCCGTGGCAACTGTAGCGCTTAATGGGGCAAAAAACGCAGGTATACTTGCAGCACAAATTATTGGGAGCGCAGATAAATGTGTACTTGATAAAATTCTTGCCTACAAAGAAGGATTAAAAATAAAAGTTGAAGAAGGTGCAAAACAAGTGCGTGAAAAGCACTAA
- the purK gene encoding 5-(carboxyamino)imidazole ribonucleotide synthase — protein sequence MANYFSSKFTLGILGGGQLGKMMLYETRKFDITTHVLDPSTEAPCRISCDVFEQGDLLDYDTVYAFGKKVDVLTFEIESVNVKALEALEAEGKKVYPSSKTLRNIQDKGVQKQFYKQHNIPTAPFLVFETKMELTEAIVRKKLSLPFVWKSCTGGYDGKGVSVIRTEEDMIPLAAGSCIAEKLVPFKNELAVIVARSVSGEVKTYPVVEMEFHPEANQVEYVICPARIDDLVTAKARAVATKVSEAFEHVGLLAVELFQTEEDDILVNEVAPRPHNSGHYSIEASYTNQFEQHLRAILDLPLGKTDSKVGGIMVNLVGDENYTGAVVYKNIEAIMAMEGVTPHIYGKKETRPFRKMGHVTIVDKDIDKARAVAGEVKKMIKVISDS from the coding sequence ATGGCAAATTATTTTTCTTCAAAATTCACACTCGGAATTTTAGGCGGCGGCCAATTGGGCAAAATGATGCTCTATGAAACACGCAAATTTGACATTACCACGCACGTTCTTGATCCTAGTACAGAAGCCCCTTGCCGCATCTCCTGCGATGTGTTTGAACAAGGCGACTTACTAGATTATGACACGGTATATGCCTTCGGAAAAAAGGTAGACGTATTAACTTTTGAAATCGAAAGTGTAAACGTAAAAGCGTTAGAAGCCTTAGAGGCAGAAGGAAAAAAGGTGTATCCGTCTTCTAAAACATTGCGAAACATTCAGGATAAGGGTGTACAAAAACAATTTTACAAACAACATAACATACCCACCGCACCATTTCTCGTCTTTGAAACTAAGATGGAGCTTACCGAAGCTATCGTACGAAAAAAGTTAAGCCTTCCTTTTGTATGGAAAAGCTGTACAGGCGGATACGATGGCAAAGGAGTTTCGGTAATTAGAACTGAAGAAGATATGATTCCTTTGGCAGCAGGTAGTTGTATTGCTGAAAAATTAGTGCCATTTAAAAATGAGCTTGCTGTAATTGTAGCTCGAAGTGTTTCGGGCGAGGTAAAAACATACCCAGTTGTAGAAATGGAGTTTCACCCAGAAGCCAACCAAGTAGAATATGTAATTTGCCCAGCTCGAATCGATGATTTGGTTACTGCAAAAGCTAGGGCTGTGGCCACTAAAGTTTCCGAAGCATTTGAACATGTTGGACTGCTAGCTGTAGAGCTCTTTCAGACCGAAGAAGATGATATTCTTGTGAACGAAGTTGCTCCAAGACCGCATAACAGTGGGCACTATAGTATTGAAGCTAGTTATACCAATCAGTTTGAGCAGCACCTCCGAGCCATTTTAGACTTGCCATTGGGGAAAACCGATAGCAAAGTGGGTGGCATTATGGTTAATCTTGTGGGTGATGAAAATTACACCGGAGCTGTTGTTTATAAAAACATTGAAGCCATTATGGCTATGGAAGGCGTAACGCCACATATCTATGGAAAAAAGGAGACACGGCCTTTCCGAAAAATGGGACACGTAACTATTGTAGACAAAGATATTGACAAAGCCAGAGCAGTTGCTGGGGAAGTTAAAAAGATGATTAAAGTAATAAGTGATAGTTAA
- the obgE gene encoding GTPase ObgE, whose protein sequence is MTEGNFVDYVKIHVESGKGGQGSAHLRREKYIPKGGPDGGDGGRGGHIILKANDSMWTLHHLKFKRHYRAGHGASGGKQTSTGADGEDVYIEVPLGTVVKNTDTDETLVELMEHGDELIIATGGKGGRGNNHFKSSTNQTPRYAQPGMDGEEGNFTLEMKVLADVGLVGFPNAGKSTLLSVVTAAKPKIANYEFTTLKPNLGIVEYRDHKTFVMADIPGIIEGAAEGRGLGHYFLRHIERNSTLLFLIPADADNIKRQYEILLDELRRYNPELLDKNRLVAISKSDMLDEELKAEMKAELDKDFKGVPYLFFSAMAQQGLKELKDTLWKMMNETSVQE, encoded by the coding sequence ATGACTGAAGGCAATTTTGTAGATTACGTTAAAATTCATGTAGAGTCTGGTAAAGGCGGGCAAGGAAGTGCGCATTTGCGACGTGAAAAATACATTCCGAAGGGAGGTCCCGATGGAGGTGACGGCGGACGTGGAGGTCATATTATCTTAAAGGCCAATGATAGCATGTGGACTCTACACCACCTAAAATTTAAACGTCACTATCGTGCGGGGCATGGTGCTTCTGGAGGTAAACAAACCAGTACCGGAGCAGATGGAGAAGATGTGTATATTGAAGTGCCACTTGGTACGGTAGTAAAAAATACCGATACAGACGAAACACTCGTAGAGTTAATGGAGCACGGCGATGAACTTATCATCGCTACAGGAGGTAAAGGAGGTCGAGGTAATAACCATTTTAAATCGTCTACCAATCAAACTCCTCGGTATGCGCAACCGGGTATGGATGGGGAAGAAGGTAATTTTACCCTCGAAATGAAAGTGCTTGCAGATGTTGGGCTCGTTGGTTTCCCAAATGCGGGTAAATCTACGTTGCTTTCTGTAGTGACCGCAGCAAAACCTAAAATCGCGAATTACGAATTTACTACCCTAAAACCAAACTTAGGGATTGTAGAATACCGTGATCACAAGACATTTGTGATGGCCGATATCCCAGGAATTATTGAAGGAGCCGCAGAGGGGCGTGGTCTGGGGCATTATTTTTTACGCCACATAGAGCGTAACTCTACCTTGTTGTTTTTGATACCTGCCGATGCAGACAATATCAAGCGGCAATACGAAATTCTATTAGACGAACTACGGCGCTACAATCCAGAATTGTTAGACAAAAATAGACTGGTTGCTATCTCCAAAAGTGATATGTTGGATGAAGAGCTGAAGGCAGAAATGAAGGCCGAACTTGACAAAGATTTTAAAGGAGTTCCTTATTTATTTTTCTCTGCCATGGCGCAACAAGGGCTTAAGGAATTAAAAGATACCCTTTGGAAAATGATGAATGAGACTTCTGTGCAGGAATAA
- a CDS encoding T9SS type A sorting domain-containing protein — protein MKKRILTIPLLLFTVLGFGQCPANIVGFGSQEDLIDFASQYPNCEFAYTFIFAGNEITDFSPLSYIDRVNHVEFRDIQTITNFETFDITITSSLAVKNCNFITNLSGLNLDSDNLNFLWVWLRQNDQLNSLNGINTDITIDTEVRIIDNPNLPFCAIQPFCEAIANPDVEVFIYGNASGCESVAEVAAACELSITESSLSASVHIYPNPAGEKLYILLDSFVHFEFAEVYSVSGQKLMQTKATHINISNLSAGIYFVKVISEEGSITKKIIKK, from the coding sequence ATGAAAAAACGGATACTTACCATTCCACTTTTACTTTTTACGGTTTTAGGATTTGGGCAATGTCCTGCAAATATCGTTGGTTTTGGTTCGCAAGAAGATTTAATAGATTTCGCAAGTCAATATCCAAATTGTGAATTTGCTTATACCTTTATATTTGCAGGTAACGAAATCACCGATTTTTCACCTTTGTCCTATATTGATCGGGTAAATCATGTTGAATTTAGAGATATTCAGACCATTACTAATTTTGAAACCTTTGATATTACTATCACCAGTTCTTTGGCTGTAAAAAATTGTAATTTTATTACAAATTTGTCTGGCCTCAACCTCGATTCGGATAATTTAAACTTTTTATGGGTTTGGCTTAGACAAAATGACCAATTGAATAGCTTGAATGGTATTAATACCGATATTACCATTGATACAGAGGTACGCATAATTGACAACCCAAATCTGCCTTTTTGTGCTATTCAACCTTTTTGTGAGGCTATAGCCAACCCAGATGTAGAGGTGTTTATTTATGGCAATGCATCTGGATGTGAGTCGGTTGCCGAAGTTGCTGCGGCTTGCGAACTGTCTATAACAGAATCTTCTTTGTCTGCCAGCGTACATATTTACCCAAATCCAGCAGGCGAAAAACTGTATATATTATTAGATAGTTTTGTACATTTTGAATTTGCTGAAGTGTATTCGGTAAGTGGTCAGAAACTGATGCAAACGAAAGCTACACACATCAATATAAGCAATCTAAGTGCTGGAATATACTTTGTGAAAGTAATTTCGGAAGAGGGCAGTATTACAAAGAAAATTATAAAAAAATAG
- a CDS encoding T9SS type A sorting domain-containing protein, translating into MKQNIVTIIVLLSTFIGFGQCPAGDIELFSQAQVDSFAIDYPNCSELNGNLNVGSSSVTNLDGLSVIESSSGTIEIYGTNVTSLQGLHNLITVVDLDIQQNTLLESFEALNQLESITNGLHIRANTLIENFIGFENLTEIGYISIDSSNIINFQGINPMLESIGNSNGPLSGLSITQCESLTSFSGLENIEHIYGFLYTWSTGISNFQGLDNLKEVQGVFSVIGHNPLIDFSGLEQLETIGGFYLLANANLESLNGLENLSTANGLFDIRNNYLITSLSPLNGIENANFSEVVIQGNSELSTCDIISICQHLEIPSSMTTIDSNAAGCNSIAEVEIECEIVDIPDTNFLNALLNYTPAIDTNGDDAIQFDEAEAFTATLDVANETIFDFTGLEAFVNISGFTGGGNFMNSLSLKANTQLKSVDFSESPDLETVNLKNGNNTSVTSFNGSLCPSLQFVCVDNVAFAEANFTNIDSQVQFVDDCEFLAVPTYNLEEAITLFPNPVLDVLTISVEGNFSYTKSEIYSVSGQQLKETPGRQIDMSDLSAGIYFVKVISEEGSITKKIVKQ; encoded by the coding sequence ATGAAACAAAACATAGTCACTATAATAGTCTTACTTTCAACATTTATTGGATTTGGGCAGTGTCCTGCTGGCGATATTGAATTATTTTCTCAGGCTCAAGTCGATAGCTTTGCAATAGACTACCCAAATTGCTCAGAATTAAATGGAAATCTTAATGTAGGTAGTTCGAGTGTAACAAATCTAGATGGTTTAAGTGTTATTGAAAGTTCTAGCGGAACGATTGAGATTTATGGTACAAATGTAACTTCGCTTCAGGGACTGCATAATTTAATTACAGTTGTAGATTTGGATATTCAGCAAAATACTCTCTTAGAAAGTTTTGAGGCTCTAAACCAACTAGAATCGATTACCAATGGGTTACACATTAGAGCAAATACACTCATTGAAAATTTTATTGGCTTTGAAAATCTGACGGAGATAGGATATATTTCTATTGATAGCAGTAATATCATAAACTTTCAAGGCATTAATCCCATGTTAGAGAGTATAGGTAATTCAAATGGACCTTTGTCTGGTCTAAGTATTACGCAATGTGAATCACTTACTTCTTTTAGCGGTCTAGAAAATATTGAGCATATTTATGGCTTTTTATACACTTGGAGTACTGGTATTAGTAATTTTCAAGGTTTAGATAACCTGAAGGAAGTTCAAGGAGTATTTTCCGTAATTGGGCATAATCCTTTAATTGATTTTTCTGGGTTAGAGCAGTTAGAAACTATTGGAGGCTTTTACTTATTGGCAAATGCTAATTTAGAATCTTTAAATGGATTGGAAAATTTGAGTACCGCTAATGGGCTATTTGACATAAGAAATAATTATCTAATTACATCACTGTCTCCTCTAAACGGTATTGAAAATGCTAATTTTTCAGAAGTTGTTATTCAAGGGAATTCTGAGCTTTCAACCTGCGATATCATCTCAATCTGCCAGCATCTTGAAATTCCAAGTTCCATGACTACAATAGATAGCAATGCCGCAGGCTGTAATTCAATTGCCGAAGTCGAGATAGAATGTGAGATTGTAGACATCCCCGACACCAACTTCCTAAATGCTTTACTAAACTACACGCCCGCAATAGACACCAATGGTGACGATGCCATACAATTTGACGAAGCCGAAGCCTTTACAGCAACCTTGGATGTTGCTAACGAAACGATTTTCGATTTTACGGGACTAGAAGCGTTTGTAAATATTTCAGGATTTACTGGCGGCGGAAATTTTATGAATTCCCTATCGCTAAAAGCCAATACACAACTTAAAAGTGTAGATTTTTCAGAAAGTCCAGATCTTGAAACGGTAAACTTGAAAAATGGGAATAACACAAGTGTTACTTCGTTTAATGGAAGTTTGTGCCCGAGTCTTCAATTTGTTTGTGTAGACAACGTAGCTTTTGCCGAAGCCAACTTTACCAACATAGATTCGCAGGTTCAGTTTGTAGACGATTGCGAGTTTCTGGCAGTGCCAACTTATAATCTTGAGGAAGCCATTACCCTTTTTCCTAACCCTGTTTTGGACGTTCTAACGATTTCCGTAGAAGGAAATTTCAGCTACACGAAAAGCGAAATCTATTCAGTTTCTGGACAGCAATTAAAAGAGACACCAGGAAGACAGATAGACATGAGTGACCTTAGTGCAGGAATTTATTTTGTGAAAGTAATTTCTGAAGAGGGCAGCATTACTAAGAAAATTGTTAAACAATAA
- a CDS encoding DUF4136 domain-containing protein, with the protein MKYFLLILASSLLIACGTSVGIDFDKETNFDQYTTYNFYPSLDSGLSELDDKRIIKATDSLLQLRGFIKSESPQIYVNFFASESVSNSRNTIGIGIGSGGRNGGVGVSGGIPIGGRVVNQQLTLDFIDVAKDDLVWQAVADAEYKEKASPTKKDAHYDEVIAKILKKYPPKK; encoded by the coding sequence ATGAAATATTTCCTTTTAATCCTCGCGAGTAGTCTTCTCATTGCATGCGGTACTTCGGTAGGCATAGACTTCGATAAAGAAACCAATTTTGATCAATACACAACCTATAATTTTTACCCGAGCCTAGACTCCGGACTCAGTGAATTAGACGATAAAAGAATTATAAAAGCGACTGATAGTTTATTGCAGCTACGCGGATTTATAAAATCTGAGAGTCCACAGATATACGTTAATTTTTTTGCTTCGGAAAGCGTCTCTAATTCACGAAACACCATTGGAATTGGCATTGGTAGCGGTGGACGGAATGGTGGCGTTGGAGTAAGTGGCGGTATTCCTATTGGAGGACGCGTAGTAAATCAGCAACTTACATTAGACTTTATAGACGTGGCTAAAGATGATCTGGTATGGCAAGCTGTTGCAGACGCCGAATACAAAGAGAAGGCTTCACCGACTAAAAAAGACGCACATTATGATGAAGTAATTGCTAAAATTTTGAAGAAATACCCGCCCAAAAAATAA